One region of Desulfobacterales bacterium genomic DNA includes:
- a CDS encoding acyl-CoA thioesterase has protein sequence METVEKRQREITFRFLAQPTDINFGGKVHGGAVMKWIDQTAYACAVSWSGEYCVTVYVGGTRFYRPIHIGNLVEVRAKLIYTGRTSMHVSVDVSACDMKNGQFGKTTRCIIILVAVDENIKPVPVKPWVPVTEEDVKLEKFAKKLMKLREGIEAEVSSFN, from the coding sequence ATGGAAACAGTTGAAAAGCGCCAGAGAGAAATCACATTCAGATTCCTGGCGCAACCGACCGACATCAACTTTGGCGGTAAGGTCCATGGGGGCGCTGTGATGAAGTGGATTGACCAGACCGCCTATGCTTGTGCAGTCAGCTGGAGCGGCGAGTATTGCGTTACGGTCTATGTCGGAGGCACTCGCTTTTATCGGCCGATCCACATTGGGAATCTGGTCGAAGTCCGGGCCAAACTGATTTATACGGGCCGGACCAGTATGCATGTTTCGGTAGATGTATCGGCCTGTGATATGAAGAATGGCCAGTTCGGAAAAACCACCCGTTGCATCATTATCCTGGTTGCCGTGGATGAAAACATCAAACCCGTTCCAGTCAAGCCATGGGTGCCGGTCACGGAAGAAGATGTGAAACTCGAGAAGTTTGCAAAGAAGCTGATGAAGCTGCGAGAGGGAATTGAAGCGGAAGTGAGCAGCTTCAATTAA
- a CDS encoding DUF2889 domain-containing protein, producing MGSLKELITGNLIHSRSIDMKSYALDEDTVLVEGWLRDDRFEKIYNTTGEEMDKGPVHYLTIRLKVGGSPPAILDAEAEMPHVPLEFCRTVLDSIPKVIGMNIQAGFVKKVRALMGGVKGCSHLTHLLTVMSQAALHGYITNKWRKKRPVANSIDDVENIEFLVGSCRAWTQDGPKLEALKAAIARR from the coding sequence ATGGGTTCTTTAAAAGAGCTGATAACCGGCAATCTGATACATAGCCGATCCATTGATATGAAAAGCTACGCCCTGGATGAGGACACGGTTCTGGTCGAAGGGTGGTTGCGGGATGACCGGTTTGAAAAAATATATAATACGACCGGAGAAGAAATGGATAAAGGACCGGTTCATTATCTTACCATTCGGCTTAAGGTGGGTGGCTCGCCCCCGGCCATTCTCGATGCAGAGGCAGAAATGCCGCATGTCCCCCTTGAATTTTGCCGCACTGTCCTTGATTCTATTCCAAAGGTCATCGGGATGAATATTCAGGCCGGATTTGTGAAAAAGGTGAGAGCACTCATGGGCGGTGTGAAAGGATGTTCCCACCTGACGCACCTTCTCACGGTCATGAGCCAGGCCGCACTGCATGGGTATATTACCAACAAGTGGCGCAAAAAGCGCCCCGTTGCAAACTCGATCGACGACGTCGAGAACATCGAGTTCCTGGTTGGAAGCTGCCGGGCCTGGACACAAGACGGCCCCAAGCTAGAAGCATTAAAAGCGGCCATCGCGCGCCGGTAA
- a CDS encoding tRNA-dihydrouridine synthase family protein, producing MPAFLYLAPMRGFTTALYRNLYIKHFDGVNAAIAPFIPTLSQKQINTAHIRDILPENNHGMPVIPQILSNDPKGFIELAGVFFDYGYTTVNWNLGCPFPMVAKKNRGSGLLPHPERIDAFLDKVLAEMRARLSIKLRLGREKTSEILQLIPILNRYPLSEIIIHPRTGVQMYTGAADLDAFAACLPRLNAPVVYNGDIFDLPSFYRLCARFPAISRWMIGRGPLCNPFLPAVLQSGNEEITRPVERFKKFHDDLFTAYREEFSGPAHLVNRMKGYWQYFAFSFSNGHKLFKRIKMLRSAEKYIAETDRFFEQEAIWQPNLIFK from the coding sequence ATGCCGGCATTTTTGTACCTGGCGCCCATGAGGGGCTTTACCACCGCATTATACAGAAACCTTTATATAAAGCATTTTGACGGGGTGAATGCCGCCATCGCCCCGTTTATCCCCACGTTGTCACAGAAGCAGATCAATACCGCCCATATTCGGGATATCCTGCCGGAAAACAATCACGGCATGCCGGTTATTCCGCAGATTCTCAGCAACGATCCGAAAGGGTTCATCGAACTGGCCGGTGTTTTTTTTGATTACGGCTACACGACCGTCAACTGGAACCTGGGATGCCCGTTTCCCATGGTCGCCAAGAAAAACCGGGGCTCCGGACTGCTGCCCCACCCCGAAAGAATTGATGCTTTTTTGGATAAAGTTCTTGCCGAAATGCGGGCCCGGCTCTCCATCAAACTGCGGCTGGGACGAGAAAAAACCAGTGAAATTTTGCAGTTAATCCCCATCTTGAACCGCTATCCGCTTTCGGAAATCATTATTCACCCGCGTACGGGCGTGCAGATGTACACCGGCGCTGCGGATCTGGATGCCTTTGCCGCCTGCCTGCCGCGGCTGAATGCGCCCGTGGTATACAACGGCGATATTTTTGACTTGCCATCCTTTTACCGATTGTGCGCCAGGTTTCCGGCCATTTCCCGCTGGATGATCGGCAGAGGGCCGTTGTGCAACCCGTTTTTGCCGGCGGTGCTTCAATCCGGGAATGAAGAAATCACCCGGCCGGTGGAACGATTTAAAAAATTTCATGATGATCTGTTTACCGCCTATCGCGAGGAATTCAGCGGCCCTGCGCATCTTGTAAACCGCATGAAAGGCTACTGGCAATATTTCGCCTTCTCATTCAGCAACGGCCACAAGCTGTTTAAACGGATCAAAATGCTAAGATCCGCTGAAAAATATATAGCCGAGACCGACCGGTTTTTCGAACAAGAAGCCATTTGGCAACCAAATCTTATATTCAAATAG
- a CDS encoding ATP-binding protein, translating into MAEPILYPRFARRRLEEALEDTPVVLVHGPRQCGKTTLARMVGDAAGYEYVTFDDNVQLAAAQTDPVGFIADLTDRTVLDEVQRVPALFLALKSAVDRDRRPGRFILTGSANVLLVPKLADSLAGRMEILRLHPLAQDELAGKASRFMDALFTAQFRNSRFERLGPVLAGRIATGGYPPALLRSTPKRCAAWYRDYIETLVQRDVRDLSRISALGSLPRLLQLAAGQTARLVNVAEMASAFQLSRPTIRDYVVLLERIFLLEHLPPWHSNRLSRLIKTPKLHLTDSGLASALLGVDAPELIKDRAMLGQLLETFVFQELKRQASWNDKPVQFYHFRDKDGVEVDIVLEQAGAVAGVEIKAAATIMERDFRGLKKLRETTGEQFAAGVVLYDGQSVAGFGENLYAVPIRALWETT; encoded by the coding sequence ATGGCTGAGCCCATCCTATACCCGCGATTTGCGCGCAGGCGCTTGGAGGAGGCGTTGGAGGACACCCCCGTGGTGTTAGTCCACGGGCCGCGCCAGTGCGGCAAAACTACCCTTGCCCGTATGGTCGGTGATGCGGCAGGCTATGAATACGTCACCTTTGACGACAATGTTCAACTGGCTGCAGCCCAGACCGATCCGGTGGGGTTTATAGCCGATCTGACGGATAGAACCGTCCTGGACGAAGTCCAGCGTGTTCCGGCCCTATTTCTTGCATTGAAATCGGCTGTTGACCGGGACCGCCGGCCGGGACGCTTTATTTTGACCGGTTCGGCCAATGTGTTGCTGGTTCCTAAATTGGCGGATTCACTGGCAGGGCGCATGGAGATCTTGCGGTTGCACCCGCTGGCCCAAGATGAACTTGCTGGTAAGGCGTCTCGTTTTATGGATGCGCTGTTTACCGCTCAGTTTCGAAACAGTCGTTTTGAGCGCCTTGGACCGGTGCTGGCCGGACGGATTGCCACAGGCGGCTACCCTCCAGCGCTTCTGCGTTCCACGCCGAAACGATGCGCGGCTTGGTACCGTGACTATATCGAAACGCTGGTGCAGCGGGATGTGCGTGATCTGTCCCGTATCAGTGCTTTAGGCTCACTTCCACGGCTGCTTCAGCTTGCCGCCGGGCAAACCGCCCGATTGGTCAATGTGGCCGAAATGGCGTCAGCGTTTCAATTGAGCCGGCCGACCATTCGTGACTACGTGGTGCTGCTGGAAAGAATTTTTCTCTTGGAACATTTGCCGCCATGGCATAGCAACCGGCTGAGTCGTCTCATCAAGACGCCCAAATTGCATCTTACCGATAGCGGTCTTGCCTCGGCTTTACTCGGTGTGGATGCCCCGGAACTCATCAAAGATCGCGCCATGTTGGGCCAGCTTCTGGAGACATTTGTCTTTCAGGAACTCAAGAGACAAGCGAGTTGGAACGATAAGCCGGTTCAATTCTACCATTTCAGGGATAAGGACGGTGTGGAGGTGGATATTGTGCTGGAGCAAGCTGGCGCAGTGGCAGGTGTTGAAATAAAGGCCGCCGCTACGATAATGGAAAGGGATTTTCGAGGATTGAAAAAACTTCGGGAAACGACTGGGGAACAATTTGCTGCCGGGGTTGTGCTGTATGATGGGCAGAGCGTTGCCGGCTTCGGCGAAAACTTGTATGCCGTCCCGATTCGTGCGCTTTGGGAAACGACATAA
- a CDS encoding serine protease, protein MLKIRAMIAWPLILCICVMRATIASAGAEIESLPDTIVKIKPAIVGIGTYEKRRRPPAILFGTGFAVTDGRHVVTNAHVIPEKIDEKRKEFLGVFSSRGGKLSIFPAKEVRMDKEHDLCLLVFEGQALAALELGDDTRVREGDLYAFTGFPLGVILGLNAATHRGIISAITPIAIPSNAIRPLDKALVNRLQAPYPVFQLDATAYPGNSGSPLYDVKTGRVIGIINKVFVKESKEHGISNPSGITYAIPVCHVKKLLQDSFGSRP, encoded by the coding sequence ATGTTGAAAATTCGAGCGATGATAGCCTGGCCGCTGATCCTTTGCATCTGTGTGATGCGGGCCACGATAGCTTCAGCTGGGGCGGAAATCGAAAGCCTTCCGGACACGATCGTTAAAATTAAACCGGCCATTGTCGGAATAGGGACCTATGAAAAGCGCCGTCGACCGCCCGCTATCCTGTTCGGCACCGGGTTTGCCGTGACGGACGGCCGCCATGTGGTCACCAACGCGCATGTGATTCCCGAAAAAATAGATGAGAAACGCAAAGAATTCCTCGGGGTTTTTTCGAGTCGTGGCGGAAAATTGTCCATTTTCCCCGCCAAGGAAGTTCGCATGGACAAGGAACATGATCTTTGCCTGCTTGTTTTTGAGGGGCAGGCGTTGGCGGCGTTGGAACTTGGGGATGACACCCGAGTGCGGGAAGGTGATCTCTATGCCTTTACCGGGTTCCCGCTCGGTGTGATTTTGGGTCTTAACGCTGCCACGCATCGCGGGATTATCTCTGCCATCACACCCATCGCCATTCCATCCAATGCGATTCGGCCGCTGGATAAGGCCCTGGTCAACCGATTGCAGGCGCCCTACCCGGTGTTCCAGCTGGATGCCACCGCCTATCCGGGCAATAGCGGCAGTCCCCTCTATGACGTTAAAACCGGCCGGGTTATCGGGATCATCAATAAGGTTTTTGTAAAGGAATCCAAGGAACACGGCATTTCCAACCCGAGCGGCATCACCTATGCGATTCCTGTGTGTCATGTCAAAAAACTGCTTCAAGACAGCTTCGGCAGCCGACCGTAG